The genomic region ACGCTCAAAGCCTGGGACATTTACAAGGTGAAAGATAGTTCTATAATCACTCTAAACTTATAaaaaggtgttgtttttttttttaaatgattcaattCTTTTTAAAGGAagttatttaaatgttgatgTGAGTGCTGTTgcatcataaaacataaaaaccaaTCACGTATCAGTATGCAAATTAAGAAGATGTAACATGCAAAGATTTTACATTCCTAAACTGTTTAATGAAGGAGAAAAATTacgtttgttttcattttaatggtGAAACAAGTAcaaactttatttcatttttattcttcaAACAATATTTGGAAGACTTTGAAGTTATcagtgaagaaagagagaattgAAATAATCGTTTGTGCAAATTGTTGGatttaaaaatactaaaaagtaaTACCTGCTCGACGATATGCAAATTTTTAGCAAAAATGGGGGCGGGGCATGTAGCATTTAGCtttttgcatattcatatatGAAGTATATATTCCTGGATGAGAGTaaaactattggcacccctgtgaaATGTGCTTGTGTTTATTACTCCATGTTAAGCTCTCTAAATCTTTTTAGAAGTGGACTCCAGCGTGTGTTTATGTCTCAGGGTGTTAATCTGTGGTCCAGCTCCGCTCAGAACCCGCTGACCCGTATCGTCACGGACCCGGAGCAGGAGGTCGTGGTCACATCGGACAGCGCCGGGACGATTAACACGTGGCAGGGACGAACGGGAGAGCTGCTGAGCTCCTTCTCCTCCGGCTCGTCTCAGTGCACGTTAATGACGTTCAGCACGGAAGGAAACTCTTTCGTCATGGTAAACTCTGTCTGTAAAACCCTGTCCTCACAGCGTCCTTACAAGTGtctcaaactcacacacacgctttcaCACACACGCTTCCAAATCACATCGGTATGCAATTTGTTGTGTTTGAGGTGGGAACGGTTCTGGGATCGTTCCTCGCCCTGACGTCACCACAGCTGTCGGAAATATCACGCCACGTCGTGTGCGACTCGTTCAGTCTGAACATTCTCCTCTCGTCACCTGATAAGAAGTGGATTCTCACCGCATCCAAGGACAACTCGGATTTAAGCCCAAAGGtgagaagcgtaaactccttcGTCCTGACGATGTCGGGAAAAttaacgttacagctttacctccgactgttacgaagcgccgacaccggagactccttccgtaaacgttacgTAAACATCTGCACATAAATCGATGTTTTGTGttaatgagctgttgctatagaaacgataacgtatcagagcgggcgcattaatataaacctgcgctactgtcagagccgctgttatggaaaactaatcaacagcactgtggtgtaattaGGAAGCCTCTTTTCAATAAAGTCTGTAATGTGATAATTAGCTCATTCGGCAggaagtatgtttttaaaaaccatGAGGGCGTTTTGGCCTATTATACCTGACTCATAAACTATTCATTATTTGAATTATAAACCGTTTATGGGAGCTTTTTTAATCTCTGTACCGTTCTGGAGTCGAGAACTTAACCAGCGAAAACTCAGATGAACATTAacatcattaacattaacaactCAGATGAACATTAACAACTCAGATGAacattaaccccccccccatataGTCTTCTTTTAATGATCTTTTAATAATCTTATTACTGTACACCACTAAGTACTGTGTGTCTATacaggattgtgtgtgtgtgtgtgtgtgtttgtttctgacGGCAGGTTTTCAGCAGTCCGAGTGTGTGTAGTCCGGTGGAAGACgctgaagctgtgtgtgtgaatttaccCATCAGTGGCTGCGCAGCGGCGGTGTTTTTTCCCTCTCAGCCGGCGCGACTCGCCATCGTTCACAAGAACACGCCGTTCAACCAGAAATCCCTCTCCGTGTTCGAGTTCAGCCTGAAGAAGTCCAGATACAAGCAGGAGGCTCAGGGTACGAGCACGAACACCGACACCGCAGACAGcccagtgcaaaagtttacacccccttaAGACGACGGAAACGTCGTTTATTCCGAATCATTTTCACAGGCATTGCTTTATTTACAACTCGCGCaggttaatattatattaatagtagtaaaataacaaaatatcagCCATGgtaatataaatattctttagTTGTTTATATGtcagctctttctctctctcaaacctCATCCAGgtgattattttattcattttctcccTCATGTTTTAGATCGGAATTATAATTTttgtagatatttatttattttttaatcaaggtGCATTTACTcctttttctccatttaaaaaccataaagaggatgcaaacttttgcactcagcaatcgtttaaaatatatatatatatatatatatatatatatatatatatatatatatatatatttataaagccTGTAGTGATCAGTTTTAAATATAacacatataataatatacaccGATTATAATTATTGAATAGTTGACATTATAATAAgattattatactattataagTACCctaattttattcatatataattataacatAATTAATGATAATATTTAGAATTGTTTGTCATTCTAATGAGTCAAGATGAGGAGATTAATAAGACTTATTATTAATACATgtaattataatgattaatgACGTTAACAACTAATGATATTAATAACATTGTTATGtggctttattattataatatataataataatataatattattaataattgtcTGTATTAATATCATTAGTTGTTAacgttacttttttttattaatagtagtatagTATTGATAGTATTATTCTactattaattataatattgtttatattgacAAAGTGTTTTTAAGAGATAATTAAAAACTGCAGTTATTAATGAAACggaactgtaaataaataaatatttgagtaATTAAATCAagtttttttgtgtctttttttctatttaaggccgctttatttatttatttatttttattcatctcATTACTAATGAATGGATTATTGCCAAAAATGAGATTTGTGTATGTTTCAGCTCGGGAGGTTGAATCTTTCCAGCTGAATTTAAACACTTGGCACTCGGACATGGTTCTCCAGGCGAAAGGGAGCAACATGGTTCTGCTTACAGACGGTAACGACCTGAATATCTACACTGTTAAAGGAGAACTCATCTCCAGCTTTAAGGAGCATCTGCAGCCCatcacatctgtgtgtgtggtgagaacttcctcctcctcctcctcctcctcctcctcctcctcctcctcactcacATTAACCTTCACAACACACAGAAATGAAACCCGTTCACACGCCTTTGATTCCCGGTAGGATGATTTCCGGGTGGTCACTGCGTCGCGGGATTTATCTTTGAGAGTTCTGACGTGGAAGAAGGATGGAGATAAAGGATTGACTCTGGAGAGTCAGTATAACCTGCTAGGAGGCTCTCACTCCATGTCCAGGTACGGTCCGAGTTTTATCAccgacttatatatatataataccttttccagtcccacaaagaacctaATAAGGTTCGCTTTGAAGATACTTCGAAGAACCAAgaacactgctctgaagaacctacaCTCTTAAAAGTAAAGTTCCCAATAGAACCAAAAAGGGGTTATTAATTAAACTTGAAACTCGACCTCATTTCATTGATAAGTATTTTCAGGTTGTTTTTATAGATCGCTTGGTGAACCATAAGCTCTGTGTGCTTCCTCTGCCTTTCTGCTCTTCTGCAGTCTCTTTTAAGTCTTACAGTGGAGGTACTATTTCTCCAAGGGACAGCTTGAATTATCCCAGAGACAGTTTTTGTCTTTAAGGGGGCAACAGAGTTAATACATTTATTCAGCATGACACTAAAGCTCTCCTCTAGCGTGTCTAAGGAAGGGAGTGAAAGATGGGGTAGAGATGATACGAGCTCCGTGAAGGTCTGAGCTGTATCAGCAGTGAGATAGCGCTTAGATTAGTATAGAAAATAAGCTAGTTCTGATGAGTACAAAGTTCAGGACTCTCGACATCTTGAGACGTCGTTTCTAATAtctattaattaaaatgaatacttTTTGCTCACTTTAAGAATTCCATTATCGTGTTTACGTATGTGTTTACTTATTGCAAAATATTGACATAACCTaaataacttgtttcacggacgtgccataacattaaattgaattataaacggattaaaagtACAGCGTGTCATTGTTTAGTAAACTAAATGTATTGGTTTATGGTATGAGAGAATTAAAACACTTTGTGCAGGCCTCATGTGCTGATCACGTGACTGTTTATTTCCAGAGGATTCACTGCAGTGGCGTGTGATTACGCGAGTATCGTCGCCTCGGTGGAAGCCGTTAATGGGAAGGACGCCCTGAAGGCCTACATCTTTAATTCTTGAACATTTTTGCGGGGggaattttaataaacaaaatgtacacccactgtattaaaataactgtcctaaccctaaccctaaccctagcgcTGCTTGTGCTTGTGCATGTAGTGTTAGCGATGTGTTGTAGTGCAATTATCACTGTGCACTCTGAATGTTTTAACATTACAGTATAGAACAATGTCTTTTTTGAACTGTTCAGGGCAGATTTTGTTTTGTACAAAATCAGTATATTGTGTTTAAGGTTCATTAAAGGCGCACTGgatgataataacaataaacactcccgtaaagcagctttacagaaatccagatgcagatttagatccctaacgaACAAGCCAGACGTTATAGTGGTGAGGAAATACTCCTTGAGACGACATGAAGAAGGAACTTAAGAGGAACCAGGCTCAAAATGGAACCAGTCCTCTTCTGGATGAGACTTGATAGTGTGATTAGAAATCATTGCAATATGGGGTCGTGTAGTCTCATGGAAAAGTCTTTTCGGGAGGTACGAAACTACCGCATCCAGCTGAGATTATTCACGGCTTCACGAGAGTTCCAAGCGCAGAAAGCTCTGGAAACATCAGGAGTAGGTGAATGTAGGATGAATCTAACAGGGTACGATAGCCAAAAGCCAAGCATGTGCTACACTAAACACTGGGGCAATTACACTCGCTGTTGTACCGGTGccgaaaaaagaaataaaagtccGATGCAAAAGTTTGCAGTTCTTTAACAACAGAACGTACCTCGGAGACTTCAAGTCATAGTTAAAGTGAAATATCCACTAGAGGTGTTCAAGTGATTAGAAAACCTGCATGTTAGAGAGACACTTCAAGAATGGATGTAAAGATCACACACTACCAGCAgaagagtttttatttatttatttatttaagtgaaCTAGCTTCACTAATTATGGACTCCGCCTTCTTGTTCCTCAGTGAgtggtactgtgtgtgtgataatgatTGACGGTTATGGATGATGTTGATTTTGTCTCAACAACATAGTCAGTGTGTGATTGCTGTGTTCATGATGTGATTTGGATCAATGCCTTTATTTTCTGAGGTTTACTCTCCATCAGCCATCTTAATTACTCTTAACGTTTTGCTTCCTGGATGCTCTACAAATGCCCTACAAAATCATAATTACGCAGGTGAGTTTACTGCACTAAAACTCTCAAACactctttattaaaataagtgTAAAAATAAACGGCGTAAATCACACCCAAGCTGATCACTGTTTGGGATAATTAACCTGAGTATGACGTCAATCATCTAACGGTTTCTGTAAAAACTCCTGCTGTATGTGGCgttgaaagaaaagaagacGATACTAGAGTTTTGCTTGAATGACgacattttcaggacattttTGAGGAACCTTTGggctgatctctctcatcaacaaggtgtttcattCTGCAGACCCTCCAgtcactcagtgtttttgtttatcgcaccattctgtgtaaactctagagactgttgtgtgtgagaatcccaggagatcagcagtttctgaaatactcaaaacagctcatctggcaccaacaaccacaccacggttaaaatcttagagatcactgagattttttccccccgattCTGATTgtcgatgtgaacattaactgaagctcttgacctgtatctgtatgatgtTATGccttgtgctgctgctacatgattggcgtATTAGAGAATTGCaagaatgagtaggtgtacaggtgttcctactGTAATAAAGTCCTCCTTGAGTGTTATACAGTGTAGTGTTTAAAACAGGGgtatccaatcttatccggaaagggctggtgtgtgtgtgcaggttttcattccaaccaaacagaagccacacctgagtctattgaaagccgagatcaactgattaaacaggtggaatcaggtgtgcctcctgcttgattggaatgaaaacctgctggtttaaaataaatggtTTAAACCCCTGGTTTAAAATATAGCGCTTCAAATACTTGCGCAATATCGGCGCTGCGTTGATGTACATGAAGCACCGCAGCCTATTTGCGTTTGAAATATTACACAATACTTAAAAATAATCCAAATCAGTACTTTTTGCTCTTTATCAGTTTTCCTATTAACACTTAGAGCTTGttagcagcttttttttttacacacagaaGCACTAGGTACGtctttaaaatagtttttttttaaagaacaacaacagcaaaaaaacacaataatgcGCAATTCCAGCGCAGCTCTGGCGCTCACGACGCAACCTCTGTGCGCGCGAGCGCCGTTTGACTCTGACCGGTAAAGTACAAATGTGCATGTGAAAGTTGCGCGCGCGTGGAAACGGTTTAATCTTTACACGGTACAATACgagaatttaaaaacaacaacaacaactttcaCGGATGTTTTCGATCAAAAGTATAACGTGCGTTTAAAATTTCATAGTGAAATGTTTGCTTATAAGTTGTTTGAAGTCTAAAAGGCAGCGAGGATAAGTTCAGTCTTCGGCTCTAACTGCCCAGGTAACCACAACACATTCTTAGCTAACTGGCTAACTGCTAGCTAGCACAGCTAACGGTTCTGCTAGTCCGCCAATGCTGGctacttttaattaaatcacaGTGAACTTAACCTTTTAAAGTTGTTTGCTTTAAATAAGTTGTCGTTAAATTACTTTATGCATGTCAGTATAATACAGTTTAACATACATTTGCACACATTTTACAAAGCGGCTTCTTTTGGTACAACGCTTTTCTTCAGCGTCCCATAGCATAGCATAACATATCCTGCTAGTTATATTCTATATAGAATTGATGTTATAAGTGATGTATATAAGTGATATAACTTAGTCAATTTTTGCTGATAGGCCAACatgtccgccatattgatcGGGGCTGGactttacatttctcaaacaattTCACTGGTTTATGATCTATATAGAGTACAAAAAAggttctgtctccagttacttacaAACTTGATAGTCAGAGTTGTAAAATTATTCATTGTTATAAAGTACTGTGAAAACGCTCACTTGTTATGCAAAGAttcagattacattacattacattacatttatggaatttggcagacgcccttatccagggTGACTTACATGTCTGTAATCTATACAAATGAGCATTtgagtgttaagggccttgcccaaagGCCCAgcggtggcagcttggcagtgctgggatttgaactcacgaccatCCATTaagtagtccaacgtcttaaccacagagctaccactgacccccaaaatttttatacaactgagctgttcagggttaaggaccttgcccaagggcccagcgGTGGCAGCTTGGaggtactgggatttgaactcacggcCTTCCCATCAGACGTCCAATGTCCTAACCACGATGTCCTAACCGTTGTGCAAATGGATTTTTCCTGTCCTTGACTCCATCTTTTAGTTTTTCCTGTGCTCACAACTCGTTCACTTTGAAATACGGAATAAATATATAGTGCATGTTTAAGTCCTAGTAACTGACCATCATTGTACCAAAATGCaatgaaatctgtaaatacGAGTGAAATAGTTTGACACCGGCAGTCAATCTGCTTTCTAGATTTTATTAGCGATAAAAGGATACAGACATCCTTCAAAACAGACAATCACAAAGATGATTATAAGATAATCCTTTATGGATTATGGAGCCTCTGCTAACAAAACCTTCTGACAGATATCCAACCAGACTCGACCAAAAGCTAACTTGGTGAGCTATACTGTTAATCATTGCGTTTATTTTCCTACGCTAACGTTAGCTACATAACTGAGCTTAAGAAAAAGCCACGATAAACATTCAACCTAAACAAAAGTTTAACGTTTAACATCGCATAATTATGTATTcagaataaacactttaaagcttgcaaaacatttttgcattttgtttgaaaaCGTCTACCGATATCTTACCTCGGTTTCTTAAACTTGTTTTTATTGAGATAACACGTGCACCAGCTGAAGGTGATAGCGGTGCAGTAGCttcattcatatatacatatatatgtatatatatatatatatatatatatatatatatatatatatatatatatatatatatatatatatgtatatattcagagatataaatatatagatatatatagatcagTAACCTAGTTACAATTTGTgacgtcacttcctgtttctgctACTATTAACCATGAAGCAGGAAAGCTGTGTCCAGTTTCCATCAGTACCTGtccctggattctgattggtcagaaggtttatattaatatgttataatttctatagtaacggctcattcgcAGTGACTTGTATGGTGAACAGTTTATTACTCACTTAAAGGTGCAATTAGCACTTATACAAATAACCTTCAAGTTATgtaaaagatgataaaatataaaggtTTAATCTGTGTCCGCATTCCCGTTGcgatcctgtgtgtgtgtgtggagtttgcatgctgcgggggtttcctccgggtactccggtttcctcccccagcctaATCCAGCCtagaataaatcaaataaataaaagcatgaattacTGTCTCCAAAATCCTTTACTGATAAAAACACTCAATTTCGCAATGGATCTGagatgtgtggagtttgcatgttctcagggatttcctccgggtactccggtttcctcccccagtccaaagacatgcatggtaggctgattggcgtgtctaaagtgtccgtagtgtatgaatgggtgtgtgagtgtgtatgtgattgtgtgccctgcgatggattggcaccctgtccagggtgtaccccgcctcgtgccccatgctccctgggataggctccaggttccccgcgaccctgtaggataagcaatgtagaagatggatggatgataaaaGCCACTCTTCACCACTGAATTGATTTGTTCATCGAATTTAAGGCCGTCAGTCTGACTCGTTATATGGTCTAATTCACGATacgagtgtgtgatgtgtgttttcaCTCAGATGGAGG from Ictalurus furcatus strain D&B chromosome 15, Billie_1.0, whole genome shotgun sequence harbors:
- the fbxw12 gene encoding F-box/WD repeat-containing protein 12 isoform X2 encodes the protein MCLRRWGFCNVAQLLSDTKSYTWKRYYLHRSSLELNMKLGRSGGDYSCKSLRGHTGRIVGFSYLMGNSALHDMWNFTPIVCSASTDGTLKAWDIYKGVNLWSSSAQNPLTRIVTDPEQEVVVTSDSAGTINTWQGRTGELLSSFSSGSSQCTLMTFSTEGNSFVMVGTVLGSFLALTSPQLSEISRHVVCDSFSLNILLSSPDKKWILTASKDNSDLSPKVFSSPSVCSPVEDAEAVCVNLPISGCAAAVFFPSQPARLAIVHKNTPFNQKSLSVFEFSLKKSRYKQEAQAREVESFQLNLNTWHSDMVLQAKGSNMVLLTDGNDLNIYTVKGELISSFKEHLQPITSVCVDDFRVVTASRDLSLRVLTWKKDGDKGLTLESQYNLLGGSHSMSRGFTAVACDYASIVASVEAVNGKDALKAYIFNS
- the fbxw12 gene encoding F-box/WD repeat-containing protein 12 isoform X1; the encoded protein is MEYNEHSLTLDSLISIFSFLSEDDLIRVSCVCKEWHEAAETQWLWREMCLRRWGFCNVAQLLSDTKSYTWKRYYLHRSSLELNMKLGRSGGDYSCKSLRGHTGRIVGFSYLMGNSALHDMWNFTPIVCSASTDGTLKAWDIYKGVNLWSSSAQNPLTRIVTDPEQEVVVTSDSAGTINTWQGRTGELLSSFSSGSSQCTLMTFSTEGNSFVMVGTVLGSFLALTSPQLSEISRHVVCDSFSLNILLSSPDKKWILTASKDNSDLSPKVFSSPSVCSPVEDAEAVCVNLPISGCAAAVFFPSQPARLAIVHKNTPFNQKSLSVFEFSLKKSRYKQEAQAREVESFQLNLNTWHSDMVLQAKGSNMVLLTDGNDLNIYTVKGELISSFKEHLQPITSVCVDDFRVVTASRDLSLRVLTWKKDGDKGLTLESQYNLLGGSHSMSRGFTAVACDYASIVASVEAVNGKDALKAYIFNS
- the fbxw12 gene encoding F-box/WD repeat-containing protein 12 isoform X3 codes for the protein MEYNEHSLTLDSLISIFSFLSEDDLIRVSCVCKEWHEAAETQWLWREMCLRRWGFCNVAQLLSDTKSYTWKRYYLHRSSLELNMKLGRSGGDYSCKSLRGHTGRIVGFSYLMGNSALHDMWNFTPIVCSASTDGTLKAWDIYKGVNLWSSSAQNPLTRIVTDPEQEVVVTSDSAGTINTWQGRTGELLSSFSSGSSQCTLMTFSTEGNSFVMVFSSPSVCSPVEDAEAVCVNLPISGCAAAVFFPSQPARLAIVHKNTPFNQKSLSVFEFSLKKSRYKQEAQAREVESFQLNLNTWHSDMVLQAKGSNMVLLTDGNDLNIYTVKGELISSFKEHLQPITSVCVDDFRVVTASRDLSLRVLTWKKDGDKGLTLESQYNLLGGSHSMSRGFTAVACDYASIVASVEAVNGKDALKAYIFNS